A window from Culex pipiens pallens isolate TS chromosome 3, TS_CPP_V2, whole genome shotgun sequence encodes these proteins:
- the LOC120414022 gene encoding uncharacterized protein LOC120414022, whose translation MKSMCATFIVMAMMAMSVTDVSGQGIIVDAALRRILENIRQLMRTGNPETGMPVLAPFFSEDIFFNATFGGLLDFDIRMTPIHIDGLDAFQGRLQVDLSTLRFPFEFRYNDELTMNGFYDMNGRVYGLIPIFGIGNFFIRPKGVLITGAATVGDNGQGMLELTDFQISMMIDSLETNIQGMLLGGDLSDLMNEVIQDVVPSVLRNFPEGMSNLLSAAIFPMASRFLATRTMEDLLNLLFPRG comes from the exons ATGAAGTCCATGTGCGCAACCTTTATTGTAATGGCCATGATGGCCATGAGTGTTACCG ATGTCTCCGGACAAGGTATCATCGTGGACGCTGCGCTTCGCAGAATACTGGAAAACATCCGCCAGCTGATGCGCACGGGAAATCCGGAAACGGGAATGCCTGTGCTGGCGCCGTTTTTCAGCGAGGACATCTTCTTCAATGCCACGTTCGGAGGGCTTTTGGA CTTCGACATCCGCATGACTCCGATTCACATCGATGGGCTGGATGCCTTCCAGGGCCGTCTGCAGGTTGATTTGTCGACGCTTCGATTTCCGTTCGAGTTCCGCTACAACGACGAGCTGACGATGAACGGGTTCTACGACATGAACGGGCGCGTGTACGGGTTGATTCCGATTTTCGGCATCGGAAACTTTTTTATCCGCCCAAAGGGGGTCCTGATTACGGGGGCTGCCACCGTTGGAGATAACGGCCAGGGAATGCTCGAGTTGACGGATTTCCAGATCAGCATGATGATTGATTCGTTGGAG ACAAACATCCAAGGAATGTTGCTCGGAGGAGATTTGTCCGACTTGATGAACGAAGTTATCCAGGACGTGGTCCCATCGGTGCTGCGTAACTTCCCGGAAGGAATGTCTAATTTGCTATCCGCTGCCATCTTCCCGATGGCCAGCCGCTTTTTGGCGACGAGAACCATGGAAGATTTGCTCAATCTTCTGTTCCCCAGGGGTTAA